In one Ananas comosus cultivar F153 linkage group 12, ASM154086v1, whole genome shotgun sequence genomic region, the following are encoded:
- the LOC109718862 gene encoding 50S ribosomal protein L24, chloroplastic has translation MATIMALQSSMAGLSISNSISNSFFGLRLSPFLPSSPSSIKILDKPCAIVMKLKRWERKECKPNSLPVLHKMHVKVGDTVKIIAGREKGKVGEITQIFRHNSTVIVKDMNLKTKHMKSREQGEPGQIVKIEAAIHSSNVMLYSKEQQVASRVGHKILEDGTRVRYLIKTGEVIDSAENWKKVIKERTKAKE, from the exons atgGCGACGATAATGGCGCTCCAGAGCTCCATGGCGGGGCTCTCCATCTCCAACTCCATCTCCAACTCCTTCTTCGGCCTCCGCCTCTCCCCCTtcctcccctcctccccttcctcg ATCAAAATTCTGGACAAACCATGTGCCATAGTAATGAAG CTTAAGCGATGGGAGCGCAAGGAATGCAAGCCCAACAGCCTCCCGGTGTTGCATAAGATGCACGTTAAAGTTGGTGACACAGTAAAGATTATCGCGGGCCGCGAAAAGGGTAAAGTTGGAGAAATTACTCAAATTTTCAGGCATAACAGCACTGTGATTGTCAAGGACATGAACTTGAAGACCAAGCACATGAAAAGCAGAGAACAAGGAGAGCCAGGTCAAATTGTAAAG ATTGAAGCAGCTATTCACAGCTCGAATGTGATGCTGTACTCGAAAGAACAGCAGGTAGCAAGCAGAGTGGGGCATAAAATTCTCGAGGACGGCACAAGAGTTCGCTATCTCATTAAGACCGGCGAAGTAATCGACAGTGCAGAAAATTGGAAAAAGGTGATCAAGGAAAGAACGAAGGCGAAGGAGTAA